GAGACGTACAGTCCGGTAGTTAATAGTACGTCTTTAAGAATCTTACTATCTATTGCAGCGGcaaaagggttaaaaataaaacagtttgatGTGAAGACAGCCTTTTTACATGGAGACTTGAAAGAATGTATATACATGAAGGTACCCAAAGGCTATAGCAACAAAGAAGGCAAAGTATGCAAACTAAACAAGAGCTTATACGGTCTGAAACAAGCTCCACTAATGTGGAATATTAAGTTTACAGAGTTCTTAATAAAGATGGGGTTCAAGCAGATGAAACTTGATCAATGCATTTTTGTTATGGAGGGTGAAAGAAAGATTATTCTTGCGGTATATGTCGATGATGGATTAGTTCTTGGAGAGAAAGAAGAAGATCTAGTGTACATAATAGAAAGAATTAGAAAGGCTTTTGAACTAAGAGTCTTAGATGAAGTCACCAATTACATTGGTTTGGACATTAAGCAAGATGAAAATGGGATTAAAATttttcagaaaacatacagtgagAATATCATTAAGAAATTTAACCTAAACAATGCCAAAGAATGTAAATGTCCAACAATTCTGATAGAACAGCATCCGTCAGTAAAGGTTGATACTAAGTCTCATGAGCTTTACCGAGAGATGATAGGGTCATTGTTATATCTTTCGAATAAAACGCGACCAGACATTAGTTTTCAAGTGGGTTATTGTTCGAGGCATCAAAATTCTccaaatttaaatgatttgaaTAATGCTAAGACAATTTTGCGATTCCTGAAAGGCTCAACAGAAAAAGGGATTCACTTTAATAAAGATGATAAAGTACTCAGGGGTTATTGTGATTCGGATTTCGCGGGAGATCCAGACACTAGGCGCAGCACTTCTGGTTTTGTGATTTGGCTGAATGGTGGACCAGTGGCATGGAGCTCAAGAAAACAATCAGTAGTCGCACTGAGCAGCACAGAAGCAGAATTCATAGCAGCAGCAGAATGTTGTAAAGAACTACTATTCATAAGGGATCTGATTTTTGAGATAACCAAGGAAAAACTAGAAGTTGAGATGAGAGTAGATAATCAATCTGCAATTTGGCTTATgaaaaaaggaatcatggggagAAGAAGCAAACACATAGACGTAAAATACTATTACCTAAAAGAGAAAATTGACGAAAATCAGATTACAGTTAAATACTGTCCGACGGGATCACAGATGGCTGATATACTAACTAAAAGTTTACCGGCtgtaaagtttgaaaaatgtcaacGAAGATTAGTGTTTTAGTGATATTGTGGCTAAAATGAGTCATTGAGTGTAGTATAAGTGCGGGCTAAAGTGAACGTTAATAATTTTTTCGGCTCATGTCGGGGTTTGTTTATAATTATCGTAGTATGTAAGTTTTTATAGGGTGTGTAAAAATAATACAGGAATGTGTATTGAAAGAAAACTTAAGGATTCTGGAAGCATGAAATAAAGTTAGAATTAAGGGGGTGCTTAATAATGATTCACTTAAGGGGGTGTAAGTGTACTAATGGTAAGTGAATCAATATAAAAGCAACCAACAAACCAACAAACGAACTTGAAAAAAAGAGCCACACATTCATTTAGTCATTATTTACACAGTGTTCTGAAGTTATccttaagtattttttctaaattttatttattccaaatattattataatttttagtattttagtatttgtttagaGAAGGGAAGGatacgtaaattttataatcgaATATGTATTTGGCAATTAGTAATGATGTATCGAGCGGTGGAGAATAAAGATAAGTATGAGTCGAGAGGTGGAATAAATAAGGGAGATAGATgtagttaatttatatattagtagcgatgtatcgagtgggagaataaagataaatataaaGCGAGAAGTAGAATAAttaactgtttatttatatatagcgATGTATCGAGTGGGAGAATAAAGAATAATATGAGGCGAGAAGCTGAATaattaactacttatttatatattagtagtgATGTGTCGATTAGTGGGGAGTTTATATTATATGAGAGTACATGTAGATATGCAATAATTAATATTGGATGATAATGTTTTTTGAAACCTTTTGTTTTTTGGTAATGTGATGAAAGTTTTgatatatcgatacctctgggttcaattggcgtaaaggacattttggcgaaaatgagttatatatacagttttgttcagaatttcaagcgctatcgatctgtgtagttaaaatttcgatatctcttaaaaagttgcctttacgaccaagattttctactatggacttgcaaaaatagcttttctgaaggggcgtaaatatcaagtcattaattttaaattattatttgtgtcgtaaaggaaatctacaaataaaaatatagtcgtaagtcaccttgatatatattgttgccctttaagcccttactttctaaggatcactttctatagtagtgtgataaagttgggcgtaaaggacaagtttttttgttcttcgtcctttacggccagcactaaaaatattttatccgcaactgtaatcgatatctttgggttcaattgtcgtaaaggacatataatgaaggtttccaagagaaagataaacccacttttttgtttttttgacctatatttgtgacgtgtataagaaaaatatgcagattacgagtatctttaacctagtgtagcaaccgtagtgataaactaaacgatttagaagatagatggttgtaaaggacacgtcaaaatattataacgtcctttacacccatgatttgatagggtcgtaaatgacggtcttagatgatttttatataaagtcggggcgtaattgtaaccgaaatggtacaaatgttgttctaagtttacaattaaaaactggaaaaatgtatcaaaacgtacttaatatggcatagaatagctctacatcagtttaatgcagtgtattatttatctaagctatcttagcaacaaaaaagaacaagactaatattttatatccagttttgtaataaagaaacaatatttgcttaaaaactatctaatactttggcaacaaattcaaagttatttttttagtattcgccgctgtctgaatagtcagtaggttacgcattcagtctttaattctagcagggaaatgctttcgtagtattattatactgcggcgagatgtaggtaattaaaaaaaacattatggtaatcagggtacgtacccaaatgcacaaacgctcacgataatatctatttcgtagctatatatctttatcgctcttgcgtattgcaccagactgcatttttgtcggcgtctggtgtcgacgattgccattcagctacgccggcagtaaactttaacagtagactatactaacatttagtgcgacaataacaggtgcgtttcgctagcgaatgagcgttagcgtttggtgacttggctatgtacccaggtacttaaagcattgactataatatttctaggattgaactcataattaagattattcttatttaacaggtttaagactaaataacaatcttctgttttaaaattatcaaaaatatgaatcaacatagtaggtagtcttgtgactacagtttgtatacgcgtcctaacttgcgtttataaataagtacttaactcttagttattcttaaaacttctctctactttagacttaaaattactgtcgtattaatatagtctactattcacagttgctgattaaagtttacgtgattaccattagtgtttttatatttacttaaactacgaaagcgtttccctgctagaattaaatactgaatgcgtaacttattgagacagccgagcggcgagtactaaaataataactttccaaaatattagatagtttttaagcaaatgttgtttctttattgcaaaactggatataaaataatcttgttctttgtctctgctaaatatttagataaatatacactgtaacactaatgtggctattctatgccatattaactacgttttgatacatttttcaagtttctcaattgtaaactaagctaaaaacagttgccatttgtaccattccggttacatttacgccccgaatttgtataaaaatcatctaagaccgtcatttacgaccctgtcaactctaattgttcaaaaaaatcgtgggtgtaaaggacgtccatagaattttgacgtgtcctttacaaccatctaactcctaaaccgtttagtttatcactacggttgctacactaggtgaaggatactaaaaatctacatatttttctatataagtacgtcacaaatataggtcaaaaaacaaaaaagatataaacatttttctaaaaaaaaagttgttttttgcttctcctgaaaacctgcattttgtcctttacgccaattgaacccaaaggtatcgacgatacctctgggttcaattggcgtaaaggacattttggcgaaaatgagttatatatacagttttgttcagaatttcaagcgctatcgatctgtgtagttaaaatttcgatatctcttaaaaagttgcctttacgaccaagatttcctactatggacttgcaaaaatagcttttctgaaggggcgtaaatatcaagtcattaattataaattattatttgtgtcgtaaaggaaatctacaaataaaaatatagtcgtaagtcacattgttatatattgttgccctataagcccttactttctaaggatcactttctatagtagtgtgataaagttgggcgtaaaggacaagtttttttttttcttcgtcctttacgaccagcactaaaaatattttatccgcaactgtaatcgatatctttgggttcaattgtcgtaaaggacatgtaatgcaggtttccaagagaaagataaacccacttttttgttttttgacctatatttgtgacgtgtataagaaaaatatgcagattacgagtatctttaacctagtgtagcaaccgtagtgataaactaaacgatttagaagatagatggttgtaaaggacacgtcaaaatgttataacttcctttacacccatgatttgatagggtcgtaaatgacggtcttagatgatttttatacaaagtcggggcgtaattgtaaccgaaatggtacaaatgttgttctaagtttacaattaaaaactggaaaaatgtatcaaaacgtacttaatatggcatagaatagctctacattagtttaatgcagtgtattatttatctaagctatcttagcaacaaaaaagaacaagactaatattttatatccagttttgtaataaagaaacaatatttgcttaaaaactatctaatactttggcaacaaattcaaagttatttttttagtattcgccgctgtctgaatagtcagtaggttacgcattcagtctttaattctagcagggaaacgctttcgtagtattattatactgcggcgagatgtaggtaattaaaaaaaacattatggtaatcagggtacgtacccaaatgcacaaacgctcacgataatatctatttcgtagctatacatctttatcgctcttgcgtattgcaccagactgcatttttgtcggcgtctgtcgtcgacgattgccattcagctacgccggcagtaaactttaacagtagactatactaacatttagtgcgacaataacaggtgcgtttcgctaacgaatgagcgttagcgtttggtgacttggctatgtacccaggtacttaaagcattgactataatatttctaggattgaactcataattaagattattcttatttaacaggttttaagactaaataacaatcttctgttttaaaattatcaaaaatatgaatccaCATAGTAGGTAactagtcttgactacagtttgtatacgcgtcctaacttgcgtttataaataagtacttaactcttagttgttcttaaaacttctttctactttagacttaaaattactgtcgtattaatatagtctactattcacagttgctgattaaagtttacgtgattacaattagtgttttacttaaactacgaaagcgtttccctacttgaattaaatactgaatgcgtaacttattgcgacagccgagcggcgagtactaaaataataactttccaaaatattagatagtttttaagcaaatgttgtttctttattgcaaaactggatataaaatagtcttgttctttgtctctgctaaatatttagataaatatacactgtaacactaatgtggctattctatgccatattaactacgttttgatacatttttcaagtttctcaattgtaaactaagctaaaaacagttgccatttgtaccattccggttacatttacgccccgaatttgtataaaaatcatctaagaccgtcatttacgaccctatcaactctaattgttcaaaaaagtcgtgggtgtaaaggacgtccatagcattttgacgtgtcctttacaaccatctaacttctaaaccgtttactttatcactacggttgctacactaggtgaaggatactaaaaatctacatatttttctatatacgtcacaaatataggtcaaaaaacaaaaaagatataaacatttttctaaaaaaaaagttgttttttgcttctcctgaaaacctgcattttgtcctttacgccaattgaacccaaaggtatcgattgTTCTGGAAATGAGATTGTggcctttttttaaataaaagttgtaaagtattagataaaagttgtaaagtatGTACTAACGCTTCAAGCAGAGTCGATTGAGGGGGTGTGTTATTGTGAAGGTTGAATATGCAATCGACTCATGCTTGACCAACTTTAAGTTTGGAATCTCAGTTGTCTATGTGCAGACTTTTGAGTTTTCAAACGACACTCTTTTGACAGGACTcatgatgtaaacatgtttgtgtaaatatatattaataaattataaataaataacgttcggaTAATTCAAAGTGCCTTCCTATTGTTCCAAGGACCTCCTGTGGGAATTACCACAATATCAATGCATAATAATTCTCAACGGTCTGTGTTGCAGGCACTTGTAGCATTTTAACAAAGCTACGAACAGGAGCATCGAATAAATTGACCAGCACACTTCTGGGTCTCGAAAGAGAACAAGCTATATCTGACTATTCAGATAGTGTTATACACTCATTCGAAAAGGACATTATGCCACTTCAATTTGGATCAAATGTACACACAAGGGAATACCTGATTGAAAATCATACTACAGAAATAGCTAAAAAGCTCCTGAACGCAGACAATTGCCTCATACTTATTTGCGATGGTACCTATGCTCGGCATGAAAAAAGTAGCAATAATGAATACCAGCGTAAATCTTTTTCTGGACAGAAGAAAACACCATTGTGTAAACCATTCACGGCTTGCACTACTGATGGTTTCATTGTTGACATGCTTGGCCCGTATTTAGCAAATTGTTCACGCCAAATCGACGGCATTTCGTGTTTCTCAAATGACATCGCTGAATGAACGGATCAATGAGGTGACCGCTCATTCTCATTCATTCAATGCTGTATGGTTGACCCCAGGACTCTCCCACTTCCTTCCTGGTCATGATATAGATCGGTCGCGTTACCGTCGCGGTGCGTATCGCGGCTCCGAAGCCGCCATGGCCCACGTGGCTAAAGATGTAGACCGCGGGGCGGTGTCTATTTTATCTTGGTTAAGTAGTTTATAGTTTAACCCAGTGTAGTAGTAATAAGTGAGTCTAGTGTAACGAATACACATAATTTATTGCTAGTCAGTGCTTTTCATTCAATCACCTAACCTAAACGGCGCGAGGCGTGCGCCGTCATTCAGCAACCCGAAGCGGCGTCTTCCCGGCTCCAGGGCGGGCCAGAGCAGAGCCTAGTCGAGGCGACAGGCATTCATCAGACCAGCGTGCGCGGGGCGCGCACGCGACCTACTCGGCGGTCCACGAGAGGACCGAGTCATCGTGGACGAGCACGCACGGCGTGCTGGCAATGTGTTAAGTTAAGGTGATCGTCGAAGCGAGTAAGTCTTTGACGGCAACATTTAGTGGAACATGCGAGGAGCATGACGTCACGTAGCTAGCTGGACGAGCAGGCTGCAAATCAAGAGGCCCACAAGGGGGCCATTCTCATCGGTTGCGTGCGCGCAAGGCGTGCGCGCACCGTACCCAGTTGGCGACAGGGCGCAGGAAGCTTTGTATCCAACATTTTTGGTGGATCCCATGAGGGAAGTACGGTGCTTCGTGAGACGGAAGCGGCGTGCGTCGGACTAAAGCACGATAAAGAGGGGAAGTGCGGCGCTCCGTGGGACGGAAGCGGCGTGCGTCGGACCAAAGCACGataaagaagaaagaaaatacgGCGCTCCGTGGGACGGAGGCGGCGTACGACGGACCACAGCACAGCAGGGAAAGAGGAACGCTTGGCGCAGCACGACGCGCGGCGACGACTGTGTTTGCTAAAAATCATTAAGTTTAGAATCAGTGCGCGTATGGGCAATTACTCGTAGATTTACAGTGAAGTGAGGTGGATCGTACAATTTCGAGGTTATCACGTGGAGAACGACGGGAGCGCAGCAGCTCGACTCGTTCACTCATTCGTTCATTCGGTCACCGGTCATTCAGCGTTCATCGAACAATTCAGTTCAATCATCTGTTAGAGACTATTAAGTGTGTCTGTGGTCACTGGTCAGTCATTcactcattcattcattcgttcAGAAACGTCAATGTCAATTCAGTGTCATACCTAACGTTGTTTATATTGGAATAGGATGGAATAATTATttgatttaattattaaaagaaTAGATTGGAAACAGTTTTCTTGTAAATTGATAATCAATAGAATGCCAAGTGAGTATGGCCGTGGAAGCGGTAAAGGTACAGTTTAGCGATAACTACCTAATGCTCTCGGAGCAATTGAGAGTTCAACGATTGGAGTTTTGGGAAAATTACATCGAGGCCAACGAGCTACTCATCGAACGCGATGAAGCGTTAAGTGCGTCCACGGAGGAGGCAGCGGCAGCAAGGACTGCTACGTCAAAACAAGGTAAGATCAAATTACCGTCAGTGTGTTTACCCACCTTAAGTGAAAAGTTATTTACGTCACTTGTAGACGCTTGTATATTTGATGCAGGAAAATATTATTGTGTGTGTGTCACCACAAGGTGAGGCGCTGTCAGTGATACAGCACCTGCCGTTAGACGGCGCTAGTTATAATGTAGCATTAGGACTGTTGCACAAGAGATATTATGACAGTAGGTTGTTTATAGATAACTACATCGAGCGGACACGCAGTCTGCCATCAGTGAAGCATTGGAATGCCGATATGAGGTCTGTCTATTATGACCCGTCGCGGGAATCATTACAAGCGCTGGAGAAGCTTGGCCAGCCAATCAGTTCATGGTATAATAGGCGAAGCAGCCATATTGTTAAAAAAGGCATGTTGAGAACGTGGTCACCGACGCGGTGCATTAGGAGTTTGTCATATCTCATAATTAACTCAATGTTACAGAAACAATCAGGCTGGATCCACACACTGTTCGAGGAACAACACGGAAGGAAGCTGGAGGTGCTGCCCACGATCAAGCAGTTGCTGGAACTGTTGGATGAACAGCGCAAAGGATGGCAAGCAGCGCCAACAGCAGCGGAGGAGCTGCGGACTGCACAGTGTGGCCCGGCCCCTGCCCGAGGTCGAACCGGAGCAGAGGGGCAGTCTTCAAGGAAGAAGGTCCGCGCGGCGGAACAGAACCATGAACAGGTGAACGTACCTCAGTTATTTTACTCATACTGCTCGAGTTCAGAATGTCAGTCGTCAGGGCACGACTCACCATGCGACGGAGGTGCAGCGAGGCGAACACCCCCTATGACAGGAGAGTCAACTAAGCATAGTGTGCGGGTATCGCCACCAACCATGCCGAGGGTGTCAGGCATGACAAGCACAGTTGTAAAGAGATCATTTTTCGATAAATTCAGTTTACATCAAACTCCTACGGCCGTGATTATGATCAGGTCAGGCAATGGTAAGTATGTGAAAGCGAGGGCTTTAATTGACACCGGAGTGGATTGTACAGTTGTTGAGGGATCATTTGTAGATAAATATCACTTGCACCAACAGTGTATTGGAAATAATATTCATGATACAGGGATGAATGTGCCAGGCACAGTCACAGGGATTTTGGTCAGACCTAGGGTAAATGTACCAGTCATTGAAGAGGTGACTACAACCATGTATCAAGTCATGGgaaaaataccctactgtaaTCAAGGATTAGAAGTTCATTTAAGTTCATCAAAGCTACGGTTAGCTAAAGGTTATTTCAACAAGGATCAATATATGGATATCATGCAAAGACTTGATGTAATAAATTATATGCTCGCTGGTTCAAAGATGTTCACTAACATTCCAGGAGTTGAGGCCTACGACACGGTTGTCAGGCAGGTCATCATGAGAGTGGTGCAGATGCacgcatcatcatcatcattggttCAAGCAAGAGAGACTTCAGTAGAGGACTACGGTCTCCACCACGCGACTCAAGGAGTCCCGGAGAGGTTCTGGAAGGCGGAGCAGCCCCCGGTGAAGAAACGGGAATAACCAGAATACCTACATAGGATACTCAAGGTCGTATTCTTCCATTATTAAATATGTCATGATCAATGGTACGTCTGCCACGGAGGGCAGACAGACCCAGGCTGGGCGGACAACAACGCTTGTCATGCACGAACTCATTTCATTGGAAGCCGAAACGGCTGTGAGATTCAAGTATTTGCGGAAAATACAAGGAATTCGAATATGAGGCACTTGGTTGCATGTCAAGGATATTCATCAGTGTCTCACAGGTTCTGCGAGTCAGCGATACACTGGATGAACTGGCGACGCTGCTAGTCATTGGATCAAGTATGTACAATGGATTCATACAAGAAGGAATGTGTATTGTTGAAACGAGAAAAGGATTGTTTCAAAACGCGGGGTTTTCAGAGAGGAAAATCATTTGGTGCTCGGAGTCATAATCCAAATAACCTTGAAATGTAATTTAGCGCGATAGTGTGTTTAAATTGTGTAGaacacatttattaattttctatacGTTGATTCTTGGAGTAATGAGAATTACTTAGTTTAatgaatgtttatgtttctgACGTATAATGTATATGTGCAATATCAATGAATATGCGTGATACTCTGCAGCCGGACCACCACGCTTTATTGTGCTCAGATTACCATGGTGGAATGTACCTCTGACATACCCCTTGTACCTCGTCGGAAATTGCATGTACCTCAGTAGTTTGCCAGAAATATGCATTTAAAAGGGGTC
This genomic stretch from Leguminivora glycinivorella isolate SPB_JAAS2020 chromosome Z, LegGlyc_1.1, whole genome shotgun sequence harbors:
- the LOC125241144 gene encoding uncharacterized protein LOC125241144, with protein sequence MQENIIVCVSPQGEALSVIQHLPLDGASYNVALGLLHKRYYDSRLFIDNYIERTRSLPSVKHWNADMRSVYYDPSRESLQALEKLGQPISSWYNRRSSHIVKKGMLRTWSPTRCIRSLSYLIINSMLQKQSGWIHTLFEEQHGRKLEVLPTIKQLLELLDEQRKGWQAAPTAAEELRTAQCGPAPARGRTGAEGQSSRKKVRAAEQNHEQVNVPQLFYSYCSSSECQSSGHDSPCDGGAARRTPPMTGESTKHSVRVSPPTMPRVSGMTSTVVKRSFVDKYHLHQQCIGNNIHDTGMNVPGTVTGILVRPRVNVPVIEEVTTTMYQVMGKIPYCNQGLEVHLSSSKLRLAKGYFNKDQYMDIMQRLDVINYMLAGSKMFTNIPGVEAYDTVVRQVIMRVVQMHASSSSLVQARETSVEDYGLHHATQGVPERFWKAEQPPVKKRE